In one Colletotrichum destructivum chromosome 2, complete sequence genomic region, the following are encoded:
- a CDS encoding Putative AAA+ ATPase domain, ABC-2 type transporter, transmembrane domain, ABC transporter, whose protein sequence is MGRASGLPLFGGQLRALAWKTLLVAVIRHPISFIIKAYLIPIGIVAVLLNIPKFATNSNINGVGTPIPLPTLAETITKKPLYIVKTQGLGPDVDEVITKIIQPLRPETVRFLDDEPDLLAECLANLRGISGCHASITFTDSPQTTSFDTIDSDHHWNYTIRADPARQGVPYNVLEHDGDLERLLLPLQVAVENAMTNSTTNPATLLFTSKTQKELDETIRSSSQELIANMYGFAFFLGFIQQLFHLTSLITQEREAGMSQLVDAMGGNSTARVLSYLAVFNVIYFPLWVVLGALHWNSLWPTSNPSLPIIWQVLLGLAVNSSTVFAASFFRKARTAPVYVSSVFLILSIGALLTGLEEVSTATVAAMSLFFPSSNHFFFVQFMSYWEYNLQPAILGDIPPPAFSAQRKLLVTGSTLLSFLVVAIVGYPPLAILTEKIMYGTVFKSRTFNGESRSADSIAVEAIDLRKTFKPSLTGRIFCCGRQKPVSAVNGVSLRGHRDQILCLVGQNGSGKTTILKMMAGLLTPTDGTVAISAASSQLGICPQRNTFWPELTVEEHMCIWNLIKGDRDNLESMERLIAGCDLSHKIKSPASTLSGGQMRKLQLACMFVGGSSVCLIDECTSGLVNAPTPQYHTSGGKDPLSRRGIWEILLEQRSRRSIILTTHFLDEVEVLADHMVILSNGKVKCQGPTTALKQLHGGGYKVSVSYKGGPVDRQYPHTIHQDQLVYKTPDSASAGRLATKLAANGVPDVSIVGPQVEDVFLRVTDDLALVTNTDSVSPSTNFGLGLGKTTSFWSQVKTLLWKRIIVLKRFWWPYIYVLGLPIVVTPSFSDMLKGYTAPLCADIQPTLYSAHEFYVSYGGGYVVEGEMRTHPGFLLGGPPWVNESLYSLMNKNGSMARYFNMSQYAEWVRPVETLDRFTNYLNENKGEVLPGGIFMESKTSNPVIASFAEFGVVDGMTLFNLYSQIRSDSQITASYGPMGETPAPSANSGMFYAIFFCLMQAVYPAAFALYPSVEKSRKVRSVGYANGVRRAPLWVAYALFDFFFVAVISIAITIHLGTNMPLWTGGAWVMLPILALYGLAGILFSYIMSVLCKTGPGAFLAISSSNVIMFTIVVVAFAAPNAFVDVAEVDDAMKATTFALNIFFPIGNVFKSVAFALNVMEISCGGDAIIPASSIHAYGGPVLYLIVQVATLFGILIWLEGYHFSCKAEAVKHNPMEEDSEKLPSCSSNDVKAEKLRVEETTEDPLRTLHLTKSFDRTLAVDDISLGIGKSEVLAIIGPNGAGKSTLINLIRGDLIPDHGNGYLCGDDANSDSAQKHLGVCAQYDALDLMSTEEHLDFFARIKGVDDVQQNVDTVMAKLGLTQYATRSASKLSGGNKRKLSLAIAIMGTLGFVFKKLICTPPILVLDEPTSAMDAVAKRAFWKIIQQISPNRSVLLATHSMEEADILAHRAAVMSRRVLAIGTTRALRQRYSNLYYVRILLKTAPLSTAEEMASIKAWVEDRVPGTTMERVALGGQISFTVPGSRNQDVEKTLNGQNATRSDIGTIFDLIRLLEESKKSRGIEYYSIGGATLERVLLNVMKENGITADEDQKIRKSWWGF, encoded by the exons ATGGGACGGGCTTCTGGTCTGCCTCTTTTTGGGGGGCAACTTCGCGCGTTAGCTTGGAAGAcgcttctcgtcgccgtcatcagaCATCCGATCTCCTTCATCATCAAAGCTTACCTAATTCCGATAGGCATCGTGGCCGTTCTACTCAACATACCAAAATTCGCGACCAACAGTAACATCAATGGTGTAGGAACGCCGATCCCACTGCCCACGCTTGCCGAAACCATCACCAAGAAGCCCCTATACATCGTAAAGACTCAGGGCCTAGGGCCCGATGTGGATGAGGTCATCACCAAAATCATACAACCCCTACGGCCGGAGACTGTACGATTTCTAGACGACGAACCAGATCTCTTGGCCGAATGTCTCGCCAACCTTCGGGGCATCAGCGGCTGCCACGCTTCCATCACCTTCACAGACTCGCCGCAGACGACCTCTTTCGACACTATCGACAGTGACCATCACTGGAACTACACCATTCGAGCGGACCCGGCAAGGCAAGGAGTTCCATACAATGTGCTTGAGCatgacggcgacctcgagagGCTCCTCCTGCCTCTGCAGGTTGCCGTGGAGAACGCTATGACGAACTCAACTACCAACCCCGCCACCTTGCTCTTCACGAGTAAGACTCAGAAGGAGTTGGACGAAACCATTCGGTCAAGCTCACAAGAGCTCATCGCCAACATGTACGGCTTTGCCTTCTTCCTTGGCTTCATTCAGCAGCTTTTCCATCTCACCAGTTTGATAACTCAAGAGCGCGAGGCAGGCATGTCGCAACTCGTCGATGCCATGGGCGGCAACTCTACGGCTCGCGTGTTGTCGTATCTTGCAGTCTTCAACGTTATCTACTTTCCCCTGTGGGTTGTTCTTGGCGCCTTACACTGGAACTCCCTCTGGCCAACGAGCAATCCATCTCTCCCTATCATTTGGCAAGTCCTTCTCGGTCTGGCTGTAAACAGTTCAACCGTATTTGCGGCATCTTTCTTCCGCAAAGCCCGTACCGCGCCTGTCTACGTCTCTAGTGTCTTTCTGATTCTGTCCATCGGCGCTTTGTTGACTGGGCTCGAAGAGGTCTCAACTGCGACCGTTGCAGCCATGTCACTCTTCTTCCCGAGTTCCAATCACTTCTTCTTCGTTCAGTTCATGTCATACTGGGAATACAACCTGCAACCGGCAATATTGGGTGACATACCTCCCCCAGCATTCTCGGCGCAAAGGAAGCTTCTTGTTACTGGAAGCACGCTTTTGTCATTCTTGGTCGTGGCCATTGTGGGCTACCCTCCACTGGCCATATTGACAGAAAAGATCATGTATGGTACTGTATTTAAGAGTCGAACGTTTAATGGGGAAAGCCGAAGCGCAGACTCAATTGCGGTTGAGGCCATAGATCTCCGGAAAACCTTCAAGCCTTCTCTCACTGGAAGGATATTTTGCTGCGGGAGGCAGAAACCTGTGagcgccgtcaacggcgtcaGTCTTCGGGGACATAGAGATCAAATTCTCTGTCTTGTCGGTCAGAATGGTTCCGGAAAAACCACTATTttgaagatgatggcagGTCTCCTGACACCCACCGATGGCACAGTCGCCATCagcgcggcctcgtcacAGCTAG GCATCTGTCCTCAGAGAAACACGTTTTGGCCTGAACTAACAGTAGAAGAGCATATGTGTATCTGGAATCTGATCAAAGGTGACAGGGACAACCTCGAAAGTATGGAGCGGCTCATCGCTGGCTGCGATCTGTCCCACAAGATAAAAAGCCCCGCCAGCACTCTCAGTGGCGGACAAATGAGAAAACTCCAGTTGGCTTGCATGTTTGTCGGAGGCTCTTCAGTCTGCCTGATCGACGAGTGTACTTCAGGATTGGTAAACGCTCCTACGCCTCAATACCACACTTCGGGGGGGAAG GATCCCCTTTCAAGGAGAGGAATTTGGGAAATTCTTCTGGAGCAGCGAAGTCGGCGAAGCATCATCTTGACGACGCATTTCTTGGACGAGGTTGAGGTTCTTGCCGACCATATGGTGATCTTGTCCAACGGCAAAGTCAAATGTCAAGGCCCAACTACGGCTTTGAAACAACTTCACGGCGGGGGATACAAGGTTTCTGTGTCATATAAGGGAGGTCCGGTCGACCGACAATACCCACACACCATCCATCAAGACCAACTTG TATACAAAACTCCCGACTCTGCCTCTGCTGGCCGACTGGCTACAAAGCTGGCCGCCAACGGTGTTCCCGATGTCTCTATCGTGGGCCCACAGGTTGAGGACGTTTTTTTGCGCGTAACAGACGACCTAGCATTGGTCACCAACACCGACTCGGTGTCCCCTAGTACGAACTTTGGTCTAGGACTTGGGAAAACTACATCCTTCTGGTCGCAGGTGAAGACTCTTCTCTGGAAGAGAATCATCGTGTTGAAAAGGTTTTGGTGGCCCTACATATACGTCCTGGGCCTCCCCATCGTTGTCACCCCGTCCTTCTCCGATATGTTGAAGGGGTACACAGCTCCGCTTTGTGCAGATATCCAGCCGACTTTGTACTCTGCGCACGAGTTCTACGTATCCTACGGGGGGGGCTATGTGGTTGAAGGCGAGATGCGCACTCATCCCGGATTTCTTCTCGGTGGACCTCCGTGGGTAAACGAATCGTTGTACAGCCTGATGAACAAGAACGGCTCAATGGCCAGGTACTTCAACATGTCTCAATATGCCGAATGGGTCCGGCCCGTCGAGACCCTGGACAGGTTCACGAATTACTTGAATGAGAATAAGGGGGAAGTACTACCGGGAGGCATCTTCATGGAATCCAAAACGAGCAACCCGGTGATTGCCTCGTTCGCTGAATTTggagtcgtcgacggcatgACACTTTTCAACCTTTACAGCCAGATTCGCAGCGACTCTCAGATCACCGCGTCATATGGCCCCATGGGTGAGACGCCTGCA CCATCAGCTAACTCCGGTATGTTTTACGCCATATTTTTTTGCTTAATGCAAGCGGTATATCCCGCAGCATTCGCCTTGTATCCCTCCGTTGAGAAGAGCCGAAAAGTGCGCTCGGTTGGATACGCCAACGGAGTACGAAGAGCGCCTCTATGGGTTGCGTACGCCTTGTTCGACTTTTTCTTCGTGGCTGTCATAtccatcgccatcaccatccaCCTCGGGACGAACATGCCTCTTTGGACTGGTGGTGCATGGGTCATGCTGCCCATTCTGGCCCTCTATGGTCTAGCGGGCATTCTTTTCAGCTACATCATGTCTGTTCTGTGCAAGACCGGCCCGGGGGCGTTCCTTGCCATATCTTCCTCAAACGTAATCATgttcaccatcgtcgtcgtcgcatTTGCA GCGCCGAACGCCTTTGTCGACGTCGCAGAAGTAGACGACGCAATGAAAGCGACAACGTTTGCATTGAACATCTTCTTCCCCATTGGCAACGTCTTCAAATCagtcgccttcgccctcaaCGTTATGGAGATTAGTTGCGGAGGAGATGCCATCATACCAGCTTCGTCAATCCATGCGTACGGTGGACCGGTTCTGTACCTGATTGTTCAGGTTGCCACGCTGTTTGGTATTCTCATATGGCTGGAAGGATACCACTTTTCCTGCAAGGCTGAAGCGGTCAAGCATAACCCCATGGAAGAAGACTCGGAGAAGTTGCCAAGCTGCTCGAGTAACGACGTCAAGGCGGAGAAACTCCGAGTTGAAGAGACTACGGAAGATCCTTTACGAACCCTGCACCTCACAAAGTCCTTTGATCGGActcttgccgtcgacgataTCTCCCTGGGTATTGGCAAAAGTGAGGTGTTGGCAATCATCGGGCCCAATGGTGCGGGAAAATCGACACTGATCAACTTGATCCGAGGAGATTTGATACCGGACCACGGCAATGGATATCTCTGCGGAGACGATGCCAACAGTGACTCTGCCCAGAAACATCTTGGGG TCTGTGCCCAATATGATGCACTGGACTTGATGAGCACCGAAGAGCATCTGGACTTTTTTGCAAGGATCAagggcgtcgatgatgtcCAGCAGAACGTCGACACAGTCATGGCAAAGCTGGGCCTGACACAGTATGCTACCCGATCAGCCTCCAAGCTGTCTGGCGGCAACAAGCGGAAGCTGAGTCTTGCTATTGCAATCATGGGCACGTTAGGTTTCGTATTTAAGAAGCTCATTT GCACGCCTCCCATCCTTGTCTTGGATGAGCCGACGTCGGCCATGGACGCGGTGGCCAAGCGGGCATTCTGGAAGATCATCCAGCAAATTTCGCCGAATCGTTCTGTATTGCTCGCT ACGCATAGTATGGAGGAGGCAGACATCCTCGCCCACAGAGCTGCCGTCATGTCGCGGCGggtcctcgccatcggcaccaCCAGGGCCCTGCGGCAGAGATATAGCAACTTGTACTACGTCCGAATTCTCCTCAAGACAGCCCCACTGTCCACAGCCGAGGAGATGGCCTCCATTAAGGCATGGGTGGAAGATAGGGTACCTGGGACGACTATGGAGCGAGTAGCACTTGGTGGCCAGATTAGCTTCACTGTCCCGGGATCTAGAAACCAGGACGTGGAGAAGACGTTGAATGGACAGAACGCAACGAGAAGTGACATTGGCACAATTTTCGATCTAATAAGGTTGTTGGAAGAGTCGAAGAAGAGCCGCGGTATCGAGTACTACTCGATTGGGGGGGCCACTTTGGAAAGGGTACTCCTTAATGTGATGAAGGAGAACGGCATCACCGCCGATGAAGATCAGAAAATAAGGAAAAGTTGGTGGGGATTTTGA